Proteins from a single region of Seriola aureovittata isolate HTS-2021-v1 ecotype China chromosome 9, ASM2101889v1, whole genome shotgun sequence:
- the uckl1b gene encoding uridine-cytidine kinase-like 1 isoform X3 produces MSYLPTYSGARISGCWTLTSDGSGDGEGSLDRLLPSVSTGLSPRKRTTSQCKSEPPLLRTSKRTIYTAGRPPWYNEHGTQSKEAFVIGLCGGSASGKTTVARKIIEALDVPWVVLLSMDSFYKVLTPEEQILAASNDYNFDHPDAFDFDLLKHILRKLKKGKSVKIPVYDFTTHGRHKEWKTVYGASVIIFEGIMAFADKELLQLLDMKLFVDTDSDIRLVRRLRRDISERGREIEGVIKQYNKFVKPAFEQYIEPTMRLADIVVPRGGGNMVAIDLIVQHVHSQLEERKLRWDMAALASAHQAQPLPQTLSVLDSTPQVKGMHTIIRNKETSRDEFIFYSKRLMRLLIERALSFLPSQVHVVQTPQGEDYEGRTFHGKRITGVSILRAGETMEPALRAVCKDVRIGKILIQTNQDTGEPELHYLRLPKDISEDHVILMDCTVSTGAAAMMAVRVLLDHDVQEDKILLVSLLMAEMGIHSVAYAFPQVKIITTAVDKKVNDLFHIIPGIGNFGDRYFGTDAPPDWSDEELDEPSY; encoded by the exons ATGAGCTATCTACCGACTTACTCAGGAGCTAGAATATCTGGCTGTTGGACTCTCACATCTGATGGCAG TGGAGATGGTGAGGGATCACTGGATCGGCTTCTCCCCTCAGTAAGCACAGGCCTGTCACCCAGGAAAAGAACCACTAGCCAGTGTAAGTCTGAGCCTCCTCTCCTACGCACCTCCAAGCGAACCATCTACACCGCTGGACGCCCACCCTGGTACAACGAACATGGAACACAGTCCAAAGAGGCCTTCGTCATTG GTCTGTGTGGGGGCAGCGCTTCAGGAAAGACAACCGTAGCCAGGAAAATCATTGAAGCTCTAGATGTTCCATGGGTTGTACTACTCTCCATGGACTCTTTCTAcaag GTCCTGACCCCAGAGGAACAGATTCTGGCTGCCAGTAATGACTATAACTTTGACCACCCTGATGCTTTCGACTTTGATTTGCTGAAACATATCCTGCGCAAACTCAAAAAGGGAAAGAGTGTGAAAATCCCGGTGTATGATTTTACAACTCATGGGAGACATAAGGAGTGG AAAACTGTATATGGAGCCAGTGTTATCATCTTTGAGGGAATCATGGCCTTTGCAGATAAAGAGCTCTTGCAG TTGCTGGACATGAAGCTTTTTGTGGACACAGACTCGGACATCCGGCTGGTGCGCCGGTTGAGGAGGGACATTTCTGAGAGGGGACGAGAAATTGAGGGAGTCATCAAACAATACAACAAGTTTGTCAAGCCAGCGTTCGAGCAGTACATTGAGCCCACCATGCGCCTGGCTGATATTGTGGTGCCACGTG gTGGTGGCAACATGGTGGCCATTGACTTGATCGTGCAGCATGTCCACAGTCAGCTGGAGGAG AGGAAACTTCGCTGGGATAT GGCAGCTCTTGCATCTGCACACCAGGCCCAACCCCTACCCCAGACCCTCAGCGTTTTGGACAGCACACCCCAGGTCAAGGGTATGCACACCATCATCAG AAATAAGGAAACCAGCCGCGATGAGTTCATCTTCTACTCAAAGAGGTTGATGCGTCTGTTGATTGAGCGAGcgctctccttcctcccctcacAG GTCCACGTAGTCCAGACCCCCCAAGGAGAGGATTATGAAGGCAGGACTTTCCATGGGAAGAGG atCACAGGCGTGTCCATCCTGCGAGCCGGGGAGACCATGGAGCCGGCTCTTAGGGCCGTCTGCAAAGACGTCCGCATTGGCAAGATCCTCATCCAGACCAACCAGGACACAGGAGAACCGGAG CTCCATTACCTGCGTCTACCGAAAGACATCAGCGAAGATCATGTGATTCTGATGGACTGTACTGTGTCCACGGGAGCTGCTGCCATGATGGCTGTACGAGTCCTGCTG GACCATGACGTTCAGGAGGACAAGATCCTACTGGTGTCTTTGCTAATGGCTGAAATGGGAATCCATTCAGTGGCCTACGCATTTCCACAGGTCAAAATCATCACCACAGCTGTTGACAAGAAGGTCAATGATCTCTTCCACATCATACCTGGCATAG GAAACTTTGGGGATCGGTACTTTGGAACAGATGCACCCCCTGACTGGAGCGATGAAGAGCTGGATGAGCCCAGTTACTGA
- the uckl1b gene encoding uridine-cytidine kinase-like 1 isoform X4 — protein MSYLPTYSGARISGCWTLTSDGSGDGEGSLDRLLPSVSTGLSPRKRTTSQCKSEPPLLRTSKRTIYTAGRPPWYNEHGTQSKEAFVIGLCGGSASGKTTVARKIIEALDVPWVVLLSMDSFYKVLTPEEQILAASNDYNFDHPDAFDFDLLKHILRKLKKGKSVKIPVYDFTTHGRHKEWKTVYGASVIIFEGIMAFADKELLQLLDMKLFVDTDSDIRLVRRLRRDISERGREIEGVIKQYNKFVKPAFEQYIEPTMRLADIVVPRGGGNMVAIDLIVQHVHSQLEERELSVRAALASAHQAQPLPQTLSVLDSTPQVKGMHTIIRNKETSRDEFIFYSKRLMRLLIERALSFLPSQVHVVQTPQGEDYEGRTFHGKRITGVSILRAGETMEPALRAVCKDVRIGKILIQTNQDTGEPELHYLRLPKDISEDHVILMDCTVSTGAAAMMAVRVLLDHDVQEDKILLVSLLMAEMGIHSVAYAFPQVKIITTAVDKKVNDLFHIIPGIGNFGDRYFGTDAPPDWSDEELDEPSY, from the exons ATGAGCTATCTACCGACTTACTCAGGAGCTAGAATATCTGGCTGTTGGACTCTCACATCTGATGGCAG TGGAGATGGTGAGGGATCACTGGATCGGCTTCTCCCCTCAGTAAGCACAGGCCTGTCACCCAGGAAAAGAACCACTAGCCAGTGTAAGTCTGAGCCTCCTCTCCTACGCACCTCCAAGCGAACCATCTACACCGCTGGACGCCCACCCTGGTACAACGAACATGGAACACAGTCCAAAGAGGCCTTCGTCATTG GTCTGTGTGGGGGCAGCGCTTCAGGAAAGACAACCGTAGCCAGGAAAATCATTGAAGCTCTAGATGTTCCATGGGTTGTACTACTCTCCATGGACTCTTTCTAcaag GTCCTGACCCCAGAGGAACAGATTCTGGCTGCCAGTAATGACTATAACTTTGACCACCCTGATGCTTTCGACTTTGATTTGCTGAAACATATCCTGCGCAAACTCAAAAAGGGAAAGAGTGTGAAAATCCCGGTGTATGATTTTACAACTCATGGGAGACATAAGGAGTGG AAAACTGTATATGGAGCCAGTGTTATCATCTTTGAGGGAATCATGGCCTTTGCAGATAAAGAGCTCTTGCAG TTGCTGGACATGAAGCTTTTTGTGGACACAGACTCGGACATCCGGCTGGTGCGCCGGTTGAGGAGGGACATTTCTGAGAGGGGACGAGAAATTGAGGGAGTCATCAAACAATACAACAAGTTTGTCAAGCCAGCGTTCGAGCAGTACATTGAGCCCACCATGCGCCTGGCTGATATTGTGGTGCCACGTG gTGGTGGCAACATGGTGGCCATTGACTTGATCGTGCAGCATGTCCACAGTCAGCTGGAGGAG CGCGAGCTCAGCGTCAG GGCAGCTCTTGCATCTGCACACCAGGCCCAACCCCTACCCCAGACCCTCAGCGTTTTGGACAGCACACCCCAGGTCAAGGGTATGCACACCATCATCAG AAATAAGGAAACCAGCCGCGATGAGTTCATCTTCTACTCAAAGAGGTTGATGCGTCTGTTGATTGAGCGAGcgctctccttcctcccctcacAG GTCCACGTAGTCCAGACCCCCCAAGGAGAGGATTATGAAGGCAGGACTTTCCATGGGAAGAGG atCACAGGCGTGTCCATCCTGCGAGCCGGGGAGACCATGGAGCCGGCTCTTAGGGCCGTCTGCAAAGACGTCCGCATTGGCAAGATCCTCATCCAGACCAACCAGGACACAGGAGAACCGGAG CTCCATTACCTGCGTCTACCGAAAGACATCAGCGAAGATCATGTGATTCTGATGGACTGTACTGTGTCCACGGGAGCTGCTGCCATGATGGCTGTACGAGTCCTGCTG GACCATGACGTTCAGGAGGACAAGATCCTACTGGTGTCTTTGCTAATGGCTGAAATGGGAATCCATTCAGTGGCCTACGCATTTCCACAGGTCAAAATCATCACCACAGCTGTTGACAAGAAGGTCAATGATCTCTTCCACATCATACCTGGCATAG GAAACTTTGGGGATCGGTACTTTGGAACAGATGCACCCCCTGACTGGAGCGATGAAGAGCTGGATGAGCCCAGTTACTGA
- the uckl1b gene encoding uridine-cytidine kinase-like 1 isoform X5: MASGFLQSSLGEVWISRILNGDGEGSLDRLLPSVSTGLSPRKRTTSQCKSEPPLLRTSKRTIYTAGRPPWYNEHGTQSKEAFVIGLCGGSASGKTTVARKIIEALDVPWVVLLSMDSFYKVLTPEEQILAASNDYNFDHPDAFDFDLLKHILRKLKKGKSVKIPVYDFTTHGRHKEWKTVYGASVIIFEGIMAFADKELLQLLDMKLFVDTDSDIRLVRRLRRDISERGREIEGVIKQYNKFVKPAFEQYIEPTMRLADIVVPRGGGNMVAIDLIVQHVHSQLEERKLRWDMAALASAHQAQPLPQTLSVLDSTPQVKGMHTIIRNKETSRDEFIFYSKRLMRLLIERALSFLPSQVHVVQTPQGEDYEGRTFHGKRITGVSILRAGETMEPALRAVCKDVRIGKILIQTNQDTGEPELHYLRLPKDISEDHVILMDCTVSTGAAAMMAVRVLLDHDVQEDKILLVSLLMAEMGIHSVAYAFPQVKIITTAVDKKVNDLFHIIPGIGNFGDRYFGTDAPPDWSDEELDEPSY; this comes from the exons ATGGCATCTGGATTTTTACAGTCCTCATTGGGTGAAGTGTGGATATCTCGGATACTAAA TGGAGATGGTGAGGGATCACTGGATCGGCTTCTCCCCTCAGTAAGCACAGGCCTGTCACCCAGGAAAAGAACCACTAGCCAGTGTAAGTCTGAGCCTCCTCTCCTACGCACCTCCAAGCGAACCATCTACACCGCTGGACGCCCACCCTGGTACAACGAACATGGAACACAGTCCAAAGAGGCCTTCGTCATTG GTCTGTGTGGGGGCAGCGCTTCAGGAAAGACAACCGTAGCCAGGAAAATCATTGAAGCTCTAGATGTTCCATGGGTTGTACTACTCTCCATGGACTCTTTCTAcaag GTCCTGACCCCAGAGGAACAGATTCTGGCTGCCAGTAATGACTATAACTTTGACCACCCTGATGCTTTCGACTTTGATTTGCTGAAACATATCCTGCGCAAACTCAAAAAGGGAAAGAGTGTGAAAATCCCGGTGTATGATTTTACAACTCATGGGAGACATAAGGAGTGG AAAACTGTATATGGAGCCAGTGTTATCATCTTTGAGGGAATCATGGCCTTTGCAGATAAAGAGCTCTTGCAG TTGCTGGACATGAAGCTTTTTGTGGACACAGACTCGGACATCCGGCTGGTGCGCCGGTTGAGGAGGGACATTTCTGAGAGGGGACGAGAAATTGAGGGAGTCATCAAACAATACAACAAGTTTGTCAAGCCAGCGTTCGAGCAGTACATTGAGCCCACCATGCGCCTGGCTGATATTGTGGTGCCACGTG gTGGTGGCAACATGGTGGCCATTGACTTGATCGTGCAGCATGTCCACAGTCAGCTGGAGGAG AGGAAACTTCGCTGGGATAT GGCAGCTCTTGCATCTGCACACCAGGCCCAACCCCTACCCCAGACCCTCAGCGTTTTGGACAGCACACCCCAGGTCAAGGGTATGCACACCATCATCAG AAATAAGGAAACCAGCCGCGATGAGTTCATCTTCTACTCAAAGAGGTTGATGCGTCTGTTGATTGAGCGAGcgctctccttcctcccctcacAG GTCCACGTAGTCCAGACCCCCCAAGGAGAGGATTATGAAGGCAGGACTTTCCATGGGAAGAGG atCACAGGCGTGTCCATCCTGCGAGCCGGGGAGACCATGGAGCCGGCTCTTAGGGCCGTCTGCAAAGACGTCCGCATTGGCAAGATCCTCATCCAGACCAACCAGGACACAGGAGAACCGGAG CTCCATTACCTGCGTCTACCGAAAGACATCAGCGAAGATCATGTGATTCTGATGGACTGTACTGTGTCCACGGGAGCTGCTGCCATGATGGCTGTACGAGTCCTGCTG GACCATGACGTTCAGGAGGACAAGATCCTACTGGTGTCTTTGCTAATGGCTGAAATGGGAATCCATTCAGTGGCCTACGCATTTCCACAGGTCAAAATCATCACCACAGCTGTTGACAAGAAGGTCAATGATCTCTTCCACATCATACCTGGCATAG GAAACTTTGGGGATCGGTACTTTGGAACAGATGCACCCCCTGACTGGAGCGATGAAGAGCTGGATGAGCCCAGTTACTGA
- the uckl1b gene encoding uridine-cytidine kinase-like 1 isoform X2 codes for MSDVSREDRPSKMENEEKTPSVSNSGDGEGSLDRLLPSVSTGLSPRKRTTSQCKSEPPLLRTSKRTIYTAGRPPWYNEHGTQSKEAFVIGLCGGSASGKTTVARKIIEALDVPWVVLLSMDSFYKVLTPEEQILAASNDYNFDHPDAFDFDLLKHILRKLKKGKSVKIPVYDFTTHGRHKEWKTVYGASVIIFEGIMAFADKELLQLLDMKLFVDTDSDIRLVRRLRRDISERGREIEGVIKQYNKFVKPAFEQYIEPTMRLADIVVPRGGGNMVAIDLIVQHVHSQLEERELSVRAALASAHQAQPLPQTLSVLDSTPQVKGMHTIIRNKETSRDEFIFYSKRLMRLLIERALSFLPSQVHVVQTPQGEDYEGRTFHGKRITGVSILRAGETMEPALRAVCKDVRIGKILIQTNQDTGEPELHYLRLPKDISEDHVILMDCTVSTGAAAMMAVRVLLDHDVQEDKILLVSLLMAEMGIHSVAYAFPQVKIITTAVDKKVNDLFHIIPGIGNFGDRYFGTDAPPDWSDEELDEPSY; via the exons TGGAGATGGTGAGGGATCACTGGATCGGCTTCTCCCCTCAGTAAGCACAGGCCTGTCACCCAGGAAAAGAACCACTAGCCAGTGTAAGTCTGAGCCTCCTCTCCTACGCACCTCCAAGCGAACCATCTACACCGCTGGACGCCCACCCTGGTACAACGAACATGGAACACAGTCCAAAGAGGCCTTCGTCATTG GTCTGTGTGGGGGCAGCGCTTCAGGAAAGACAACCGTAGCCAGGAAAATCATTGAAGCTCTAGATGTTCCATGGGTTGTACTACTCTCCATGGACTCTTTCTAcaag GTCCTGACCCCAGAGGAACAGATTCTGGCTGCCAGTAATGACTATAACTTTGACCACCCTGATGCTTTCGACTTTGATTTGCTGAAACATATCCTGCGCAAACTCAAAAAGGGAAAGAGTGTGAAAATCCCGGTGTATGATTTTACAACTCATGGGAGACATAAGGAGTGG AAAACTGTATATGGAGCCAGTGTTATCATCTTTGAGGGAATCATGGCCTTTGCAGATAAAGAGCTCTTGCAG TTGCTGGACATGAAGCTTTTTGTGGACACAGACTCGGACATCCGGCTGGTGCGCCGGTTGAGGAGGGACATTTCTGAGAGGGGACGAGAAATTGAGGGAGTCATCAAACAATACAACAAGTTTGTCAAGCCAGCGTTCGAGCAGTACATTGAGCCCACCATGCGCCTGGCTGATATTGTGGTGCCACGTG gTGGTGGCAACATGGTGGCCATTGACTTGATCGTGCAGCATGTCCACAGTCAGCTGGAGGAG CGCGAGCTCAGCGTCAG GGCAGCTCTTGCATCTGCACACCAGGCCCAACCCCTACCCCAGACCCTCAGCGTTTTGGACAGCACACCCCAGGTCAAGGGTATGCACACCATCATCAG AAATAAGGAAACCAGCCGCGATGAGTTCATCTTCTACTCAAAGAGGTTGATGCGTCTGTTGATTGAGCGAGcgctctccttcctcccctcacAG GTCCACGTAGTCCAGACCCCCCAAGGAGAGGATTATGAAGGCAGGACTTTCCATGGGAAGAGG atCACAGGCGTGTCCATCCTGCGAGCCGGGGAGACCATGGAGCCGGCTCTTAGGGCCGTCTGCAAAGACGTCCGCATTGGCAAGATCCTCATCCAGACCAACCAGGACACAGGAGAACCGGAG CTCCATTACCTGCGTCTACCGAAAGACATCAGCGAAGATCATGTGATTCTGATGGACTGTACTGTGTCCACGGGAGCTGCTGCCATGATGGCTGTACGAGTCCTGCTG GACCATGACGTTCAGGAGGACAAGATCCTACTGGTGTCTTTGCTAATGGCTGAAATGGGAATCCATTCAGTGGCCTACGCATTTCCACAGGTCAAAATCATCACCACAGCTGTTGACAAGAAGGTCAATGATCTCTTCCACATCATACCTGGCATAG GAAACTTTGGGGATCGGTACTTTGGAACAGATGCACCCCCTGACTGGAGCGATGAAGAGCTGGATGAGCCCAGTTACTGA
- the uckl1b gene encoding uridine-cytidine kinase-like 1 isoform X1 gives MSDVSREDRPSKMENEEKTPSVSNSGDGEGSLDRLLPSVSTGLSPRKRTTSQCKSEPPLLRTSKRTIYTAGRPPWYNEHGTQSKEAFVIGLCGGSASGKTTVARKIIEALDVPWVVLLSMDSFYKVLTPEEQILAASNDYNFDHPDAFDFDLLKHILRKLKKGKSVKIPVYDFTTHGRHKEWKTVYGASVIIFEGIMAFADKELLQLLDMKLFVDTDSDIRLVRRLRRDISERGREIEGVIKQYNKFVKPAFEQYIEPTMRLADIVVPRGGGNMVAIDLIVQHVHSQLEERKLRWDMAALASAHQAQPLPQTLSVLDSTPQVKGMHTIIRNKETSRDEFIFYSKRLMRLLIERALSFLPSQVHVVQTPQGEDYEGRTFHGKRITGVSILRAGETMEPALRAVCKDVRIGKILIQTNQDTGEPELHYLRLPKDISEDHVILMDCTVSTGAAAMMAVRVLLDHDVQEDKILLVSLLMAEMGIHSVAYAFPQVKIITTAVDKKVNDLFHIIPGIGNFGDRYFGTDAPPDWSDEELDEPSY, from the exons TGGAGATGGTGAGGGATCACTGGATCGGCTTCTCCCCTCAGTAAGCACAGGCCTGTCACCCAGGAAAAGAACCACTAGCCAGTGTAAGTCTGAGCCTCCTCTCCTACGCACCTCCAAGCGAACCATCTACACCGCTGGACGCCCACCCTGGTACAACGAACATGGAACACAGTCCAAAGAGGCCTTCGTCATTG GTCTGTGTGGGGGCAGCGCTTCAGGAAAGACAACCGTAGCCAGGAAAATCATTGAAGCTCTAGATGTTCCATGGGTTGTACTACTCTCCATGGACTCTTTCTAcaag GTCCTGACCCCAGAGGAACAGATTCTGGCTGCCAGTAATGACTATAACTTTGACCACCCTGATGCTTTCGACTTTGATTTGCTGAAACATATCCTGCGCAAACTCAAAAAGGGAAAGAGTGTGAAAATCCCGGTGTATGATTTTACAACTCATGGGAGACATAAGGAGTGG AAAACTGTATATGGAGCCAGTGTTATCATCTTTGAGGGAATCATGGCCTTTGCAGATAAAGAGCTCTTGCAG TTGCTGGACATGAAGCTTTTTGTGGACACAGACTCGGACATCCGGCTGGTGCGCCGGTTGAGGAGGGACATTTCTGAGAGGGGACGAGAAATTGAGGGAGTCATCAAACAATACAACAAGTTTGTCAAGCCAGCGTTCGAGCAGTACATTGAGCCCACCATGCGCCTGGCTGATATTGTGGTGCCACGTG gTGGTGGCAACATGGTGGCCATTGACTTGATCGTGCAGCATGTCCACAGTCAGCTGGAGGAG AGGAAACTTCGCTGGGATAT GGCAGCTCTTGCATCTGCACACCAGGCCCAACCCCTACCCCAGACCCTCAGCGTTTTGGACAGCACACCCCAGGTCAAGGGTATGCACACCATCATCAG AAATAAGGAAACCAGCCGCGATGAGTTCATCTTCTACTCAAAGAGGTTGATGCGTCTGTTGATTGAGCGAGcgctctccttcctcccctcacAG GTCCACGTAGTCCAGACCCCCCAAGGAGAGGATTATGAAGGCAGGACTTTCCATGGGAAGAGG atCACAGGCGTGTCCATCCTGCGAGCCGGGGAGACCATGGAGCCGGCTCTTAGGGCCGTCTGCAAAGACGTCCGCATTGGCAAGATCCTCATCCAGACCAACCAGGACACAGGAGAACCGGAG CTCCATTACCTGCGTCTACCGAAAGACATCAGCGAAGATCATGTGATTCTGATGGACTGTACTGTGTCCACGGGAGCTGCTGCCATGATGGCTGTACGAGTCCTGCTG GACCATGACGTTCAGGAGGACAAGATCCTACTGGTGTCTTTGCTAATGGCTGAAATGGGAATCCATTCAGTGGCCTACGCATTTCCACAGGTCAAAATCATCACCACAGCTGTTGACAAGAAGGTCAATGATCTCTTCCACATCATACCTGGCATAG GAAACTTTGGGGATCGGTACTTTGGAACAGATGCACCCCCTGACTGGAGCGATGAAGAGCTGGATGAGCCCAGTTACTGA